From Symphalangus syndactylus isolate Jambi chromosome X, NHGRI_mSymSyn1-v2.1_pri, whole genome shotgun sequence, the proteins below share one genomic window:
- the SMIM10 gene encoding small integral membrane protein 10, whose amino-acid sequence MEALGSGHYVGGGIRSMAAAALSGLAVRLSRSQGSRGSYGAFCKTLTRTLLTFFDLAWRLRKNFFYFYLLASVILNVHLQVLS is encoded by the coding sequence ATGGAGGCCTTGGGCTCTGGGCACTATGTGGGAGGCGGCATCAGGTCCATGGCCGCGGCGGCCCTGTCTGGCCTGGCGGTGCGGCTGTCGCGCTCGCAGGGGTCCCGCGGCTCGTACGGCGCCTTCTGCAAGACGCTCACGCGCACGCTGCTCACCTTCTTCGACCTGGCCTGGCGGCTGCGCAAGAACTTCTTTTACTTCTACCTCCTGGCCTCGGTGATTCTCAACGTCCACCTGCAG